A portion of the Lolium rigidum isolate FL_2022 chromosome 1, APGP_CSIRO_Lrig_0.1, whole genome shotgun sequence genome contains these proteins:
- the LOC124691772 gene encoding mitogen-activated protein kinase 11, which produces MQNSDLRKKSAAEMDFFTEYGDVNRYKVLEVIGKGSYGLVCSANDTQTGEKVAIKKIHNIFEHISDAARILREIKLLRLLRHPDVVEIKHILLPPSKKDFKDIYVVFELMESDLHQVIKANDDLTREHYQFFLYQMLRALKYMHTANVYHRDLKPKNVLANANCKLKICDFGLARVAFNDAPTTVFWTDYVATRWYRAPELCGSFYSKYTPAIDIWSIGCIFAEVLIGKPLFPGKNVVHQLDLITDVLGTPSLDAISKVRNDKARKYLTSMRKKQPTSFSQKFPKADPLALQLLRRLLAFDPKDRPSAEEALADPYFNGLAKVEREPSSQPIPKIEFEFEGRRVTKDDIKELIFKEILEYHPQLLNEHISGTERPNFVHLSAVDKCKKRFAELEENDSGSGSAVSSQRKHSSLPRQSFNHR; this is translated from the exons AGTGCAGCGGAGATGGATTTCTTTACTGAATATGGCGATGTTAATCGATACAAAGTGCTGGAAGTCATAGGCAAAGGTAGTTATGGACTTGTATGTTCTGCAAATGATACGCAAACAGGAGAGAAGGTTGCAATAAAGAAGATACACAACATTTTTGAGCATATATCGGATGCTGCACGCATACTCCGCGAAATCAAGCTTCTCAGGCTTCTTAGGCACCCTGATGTAGTAGAGATAAAGCATATCTTGCTTCCCCCATCTAAAAAGGATTTCAAAGATATATATGTTGTCTTTGAACTTATGGAGTCGGATCTTCATCAAGTCATAAAGGCTAATGATGATTTAACAAGGGAGCATTATCAGTTTTTCTTATATCAGATGCTTCGAGCTTTAAAATATATGCACACAG CAAATGTCTACCATCGAGATTTGAAGCCCAAGAACGTGCTTGCTAATGCAAATTGCAAACTCAAAATATGTGACTTTGGCTTGGCTCGAGTTGCATTCAATGATGCACCTACGACAGTCTTCTGGACA GACTATGTGGCAACGAGATGGTATAGAGCACCTGAACTTTGTGGGTCATTCTATTCTAAG TATACACCCGCAATCGATATATGGAGTATAGGGTGCATTTTCGCGGAGGTTCTGATTGGGAAGCCTCTATTTCCTGGTAAAAATGTTGTTCACCAGCTGGATTTGATAACTGATGTTCTAGGGACACCATCTTTAGATGCTATTTCTAAG GTGCGGAATGACAAGGCAAGGAAATATCTGACATCCATGCGGAAGAAACAGCCTACTTCGTTCTCACAGAAATTTCCAAAGGCTGATCCATTAGCGTTGCAATTGCTTAGGAGGCTTCTAGCTTTTGATCCAAAGGATCGCCCATCTGCTGAAGAG GCATTGGCAGATCCATACTTTAATGGTCTAGCAAAGGTAGAGCGAGAACCATCTTCTCAACCAATACCaaaaattgaatttgaatttgaaggcCGTAGAGTAACAAAGGATGACATTAAGGAACTGATATTTAAAGAAATTTTGGAGTATCATCCTCAGTTACTGAATGAGCATATCAGTGGGACAGAAAGGCCAAACTTTGTTCATTTAAG CGCTGTTGACAAATGTAAGAAACGCTTTGCTGAACTCGAGGAAAATGACAGCGGAAGTGGATCAGCTGTTTCATCACAGAGGAAGCATTCTTCTTTGCCAAG GCAATCCTTCAACCATCGTTAG